The Aspergillus luchuensis IFO 4308 DNA, chromosome 7, nearly complete sequence genome has a segment encoding these proteins:
- a CDS encoding uncharacterized protein (COG:T;~EggNog:ENOG410PHA0;~InterPro:IPR001789,IPR035965,IPR003594,IPR003661, IPR036890,IPR036097,IPR011006,IPR000014,IPR004358, IPR005467;~PFAM:PF00072,PF00512,PF02518;~go_function: GO:0000155 - phosphorelay sensor kinase activity [Evidence IEA];~go_function: GO:0016772 - transferase activity, transferring phosphorus-containing groups [Evidence IEA];~go_process: GO:0000160 - phosphorelay signal transduction system [Evidence IEA];~go_process: GO:0007165 - signal transduction [Evidence IEA];~go_process: GO:0016310 - phosphorylation [Evidence IEA]), which translates to MQTITSNNAMGGHPDVSAQQLADMMPIGLAVLDHQDGSVFVNKRFLELTTCTSDRAFECWCQSIHPEDFDRVAAAYREASQSYHALRIEYRTRLQPCLWRVCLLTPLEDEEERQRFNLGPEGGFVCTITDITQEKTAELTQRRIAHEAEDRKQQQERFIDMISHEVRNPLSAILHCTEDILEAVHSPDIGEEMRTQIAEAADTISLCVAHQKKIIDDVLTYSKLDAAMLTLSPRRVQPRRNVATALAMFRPELRKHDIQFTYQLDHSYANLDIDWVMADMDRMSQVLINLLSNSIKFTANSGDDKRIRVSIGASTQRPSSYPPNVVFFDSGEEALKLDATSQPEWGAGEYVFLMVAVKDNGIGISDEAQKRLFERFNQATPRTQTIYGGSGLGLNVSRKLCHLHGGEIGVSSKEGEGSTFGFFFTVRRTAAGPGEDPSKSNGTTEIDRMCSQIQAMGNEMSGVTERHARPRIPENPSVTHVPEISRHASRDSRRLHTVKIASGVPSPASRGSPVSEDEDHQAPEKPRSEPRSHPRERRILLVEDNVINKRILSRKLQTSGFQVSEASNGQEAVDAVQQQGRFDCVLMDQVMPIMDGTTASRAIRQLDGPMAQVPILGVTANVRTAQKDEMLAAGMNDIIYKPYKMPDLIERIKQLQQKGQE; encoded by the coding sequence ATGCAGACAATAACCAGCAATAACGCGATGGGTGGCCACCCAGACGTGTCGGCCCAGCAGCTGGCCGACATGATGCCTATCGGGTTGGCTGTCCTTGATCACCAGGACGGGTCCGTCTTCGTGAACAAACGCTTCTTGGAATTGACCACCTGCACCTCCGATCGTGCCTTTGAGTGCTGGTgccagtccatccatcccgaGGACTTTGATCGCGTAGCAGCAGCATATCGAGAAGCCTCTCAGTCCTACCATGCCCTCCGCATCGAATATCGTACCCGGTTGCAGCCGTGTCTATGGCGCGTGTGTTTGTTGACGCcactggaggatgaggaggagcgaCAACGATTCAACCTGGGACCAGAAGGGGGCTTTGTTTGCACCATCACCGACATCACACAAGAGAAGACGGCGGAATTGACACAGCGTCGCATTGCCCACGAGGCAGAGGACCGCAAGCAACAACAGGAGCGATTTATCGATATGATCAGCCACGAGGTGCGCAACCCGCTATCGGCCATCCTCCACTGCACTGAGGATATCCTGGAGGCTGTTCATTCCCCGGATATTGGGGAGGAAATGCGGACGCAGATCGCTGAAGCAGCCGATACCATCAGTCTTTGCGTGGCGcaccagaagaagatcatcgacgACGTACTAACCTACTCCAAACTGGATGCTGCCATGCTGACGCTCTCTCCCCGACGCGTGCAACCGCGCCGGAATGTAGCCACCGCACTGGCCATGTTTCGTCCGGAGCTGCGTAAACATGATATCCAATTCACCTACCAGCTGGACCATTCCTACGCCAACTTGGACATTGATTGGGTCATGGCCGATATGGATCGCATGAGCCAGGTCCTCATCAATCTGCTCTCTAACTCCATCAAGTTCACGGCCAATTCGGGCGACGACAAGCGCATCCGCGTCTCCATCGGTGCGTCTACCCAACGGCCATCCTCCTATCCTCCGAACGTGGTTTTCTTCGACTCAGGTGAGGAGGCACTAAAGCTGGACGCGACGTCACAACCTGAATGGGGAGCGGGAGAATACGTGTTTCTGATGGTGGCCGTGAAAGACAATGGGATTGGAATCAGTGACGAGGCGCAGAAGAGGTTGTTTGAGCGCTTCAACCAGGCGACTCCGCGCACCCAGACAATATACGGCGGATCGGGATTAGGTCTGAATGTCAGTCGCAAGTTGTGTCATTTGCACGGTGGAGAGATTGGCGTGAGTTCTAAAGAGGGCGAGGGAAGTACGTTTGGATTCTTTTTCACGGTGCGACGCACTGCAGCAGGACCCGGGGAGGACCCTAGCAAGAGCAACGGAACCACAGAGATTGACCGGATGTGCAGCCAGATCCAGGCAATGGGCAACGAGATGAGTGGAGTGACCGAGCGTCACGCCCGACCACGCATTCCCGAGAATCCCTCTGTCACTCACGTCCCGGAGATCTCGCGACACGCCAGCCGAGACAGTCGGCGGCTGCATACAGTGAAGATCGCCAGCGGAGTCCCCTCCCCGGCGTCGAGAGGTTCACCTGTGTCAGAGGACGAGGATCATCAGGCCCCCGAAAAGCCGCGAAGTGAACCGCGGTCACACCCGCGCGAACGGCGCATTTTGTTAGTGGAAGACAATGTCATCAACAAACGCATCCTCTCGCGCAAGCTCCAGACCTCCGGTTTTCAGGTCAGCGAAGCGAGTAATGGCCAGGAGGCGGTAGATGCGGTCCAGCAGCAGGGGAGGTTTGACTGTGTACTGATGGATCAGGTCATGCCCATTATGGACGGCACAACGGCTTCCCGGGCCATTCGCCAGTTGGATGGTCCCATGGCGCAGGTCCCTATTCTCGGGGTTACAGCCAATGTACGGACGGCTCAGAAGGATGAGATGCTGGCGGCGGGGATGAACGACATTATTTACAAGCCGTACAAGATGCCGGATTTGATCGAGCGGATCAAacagctgcagcagaaggGTCAGGAATGA
- a CDS encoding uncharacterized protein (COG:S;~EggNog:ENOG410Q2GP;~InterPro:IPR023213;~TransMembrane:1 (o202-224i)) — protein MEKVKYRCRSVHPLTCNAMIFTGLIVDAPLDEIVLRQTAAQLVKAWPALGGQLYRSCRPYALSTGSTVDFTSRTLPKGAASWKHGVLQSRECNQPTIIEALDPEELDVAFIFNVPARPANVFLVRVTFLQNATLLCFGISHHLADGTAAYDVIRAYCDLLAGQPITSPLLPPDACGHRMSDRVIFNDPQESLVRSITYAEHLANFTIGFWPTLLLIARVVWCLLLRKLRLQETLEERYIYLPNDWVGAVHKRALDAFAAMPVGAQPTRNNVINAWFLKNGLLYSSAQSS, from the exons ATGGAGAAAGTCAAGTATCGTTGTCGGAGTGTCCACCCTCTTACTTGCAATGCCATGATCTTCACCGGGCTTATTGTGGATGCGCCTCTAGATGAAATCGTGTTGAGGCAGACGGCAGCTCAGCTGGTAAAAGCGTGGCCTGCTCTGGGAGGGCAGCTTTACCGGTCG TGCCGCCCGTATGCACTTTCCACTGGCTCGACTGTCGACTTTACAAGTCGGACGCTTCCCAAAGGTGCAGCATCCTGGAAACATGGCGTGCTCCAGTCTAGAGAATGCAACCAACCGACGATTATTGAGGCCCTCGACCCTGAAGAACTAGATGTTGCTTTTATCTTCAATGTACCTGCCAGACCTGCGAATGTCTTCCTCGTTCGCGTCACGTTTCTCCAGAACGCCACTCTACTTTGCTTCGGCATCAGCCATCATCTGGCCGACGGCACTGCCGCCTACGACGTAATTCGGGCCTATTGTGACCTGCTCGCTGGTCAACCTATCACATCTCCCCTGTTACCACCCGATGCTTGTGGTCACCGGATGTCCGACAGAGTGATATTCAACGACCCGCAGGAATCGTTGGTTCGATCCATAACTTATGCCGAGCATCTGGCCAACTTCACCATTGGGTTCTGGCCGACTCTACTACTGATAGCCAGAGTAGTCTGGTGTCTACTGCTGCGCAAGCTACGTCTGCAGGAAACCTTGGAGGAACGGTACATTTACCTGCCAAACGACTGGGTAGGCGCGGTGCACAAACGAGCACTCGACGCTTTCGCCGCCATGCCTGTTGGTGCCCAGCCGACCAGGAACAACGTCATCAACGCCTGGTTTCTAAAAAACGGTCTATTGTACTCTTCCGCGCAGTCGAGCTGA
- a CDS encoding uncharacterized protein (COG:S;~EggNog:ENOG410Q2GP), with product MLAGELRLASLRYTSPASIKAFLRVCEDHASQRMLPKIPANGRMPMVMITTWTSFDFACLDFSGAACDQSKPVRALFVHPLVRSLRQGVWPSAYTLKGAQKGGYWLRAWNTPSGWERFSQMVNADTL from the coding sequence ATGCTGGCGGGTGAACTCCGTTTGGCCAGCTTGCGATACACCTCTCCGGCGTCCATCAAGGCGTTCCTGCGGGTGTGCGAGGATCATGCGTCACAACGGATGTTGCCGAAAATCCCCGCGAACGGAAGGATGCCGATGGTTATGATCACCACGTGGACAAGTTTCGATTTCGCATGCCTCGACTTTTCTGGAGCTGCATGCGATCAGAGCAAACCGGTCAGAGCTCTCTTCGTGCACCCCCTTGTTCGGAGCCTGCGACAGGGAGTGTGGCCGTCTGCATATACGCTGAAAGGTGCACAGAAGGGTGGGTATTGGCTGCGAGCCTGGAATACTCCGTCGGGATGGGAGAGGTTCAGTCAAATGGTGAATGCTGATACTCTATAA
- a CDS encoding glutathione-independent formaldehyde dehydrogenase (COG:Q;~EggNog:ENOG410PMA8;~InterPro:IPR013154,IPR013149,IPR036291,IPR011032;~PFAM:PF00107,PF08240;~go_process: GO:0055114 - oxidation-reduction process [Evidence IEA]), translating to MAVQSMKALNYVGPFTVKVQEVERPKLEHPDDIIVKVTSAAICGSDLHMYEGRTAAEPGITFGHENLGLVEELGEGVTLLKKGDRVVMPFNVADGRCRNCEEGKTAFCTGVNPGFAGGAYGYVAMGPYRGGQAQYLRVPYADFNALKLPPGTEHEADFILLADIFPTGWHGIEISGFQPGDSVAVFGAGPVGLMAAYSAQLRGASRVYVVDRVPERLRAAERIGATPIDFTAGDAVDQIIAHNGDMVDRSVDAVGYQAVGKDNSTEQPNIVLENMIRVTRACGGLGIPGLYVPSDPGAGDASAAKGMISLSFGKLFEKGLSLGTGQCNVKAYNRQLRDLIIAGKARPSFVVSHEIGIEEAETAYDKFDKRVDGYTKVIIHPNGGFPSKRPPAGSSL from the exons ATGGCAGTCCAATCCATGAAGGCATTGAACTATGTCGGGCCATTCACGGTCAAGGTGCAAGAGGTGGAGCGGCCCAAGCTGGAGCACCCCGATGACATTATCGTCAAGGTTACCAGT GCAGCCATCTGTGGTTCTGATCTGCA CATGTACGAAGGAAGGACGGCGGCAGAGCCAGGCATCACTTTTG GACACGAGAATCTCGGTCTTGTCGAAGAACTCGGGGAAGGAGTCACCCTACTGAAGAAGGGCGACCGTGTGGTCATGCCATTCAACGTTGCGGATGGTCGTTGTCGGAACTgtgaggaagggaagacagCGTTTTGCACGGGTGTGAATCCTGGCTTTGCTGGTGGCGCATACG GATACGTGGCTATGGGACCCTACCGCGGAG GCCAGGCACAGTACCTGCGCGTCCCCTACGCTGATTTCAATGCTCTGAAGCTCCCACCAGGAACCGAACACGAAGCGGACTTTATTCTGCTGGCAG ATATTTTCCCCACAG GATGGCACGGCATCGAAATATCGGGCTTTCAGCCAGGTGACAGCGTAGCAGTCTTCGGGGCCGGCCCCGTTGGTCTCATGGCAGCATACTCCGCCCAGCTGCGCGGTGCATCTCGTGTGTACGTGGTAGATCGGGTCCCCGAACGATTGAGGGCAGCGGAACGGATCGGCGCCACCCCCATTGATTTTACCGCGGGCGATGCTGTCGATCAGATCATTGCACACAACGGAGATATGGTGGATCGGTCCGTGGATGCTGTTGGATACCAAGCTGTCGGTAAAGATAACTCGACCGAACAACCGAACATTGTGCTTGAAAACATGATTCGTGTGACTCGCGCGTGTGGTGGACTGGGTATTCCTGGACTTTATGTTCCTAG TGACCCCGGTGCGGGTGATGCGTCGGCTGCGAAGGGGATGATTAGCCTCAGCTTTGGCAAGCTCTTCGAGAAG GGACTCTCCCTCGGCACGGGCCAGTGTAACGTCAAGGCCTACAACCGGCAGCTACGAGACCTGATCATTGCCGGCAAGGCGCGCCCCAGCTTCGTGGTGTCTCATGAGATTGGAATTGAAGAGGCAGAGACGGCATACGACAAATTCGACAAGCGTGTGGATGGCTATACCAAGGTTATCATTCACCCCAATGGCGGGTTTCCCAGCAAGCGGCCACCGGCGGGTTCCTCGCTGTAG
- a CDS encoding sugar phosphate isomerase/epimerase family protein (COG:G;~EggNog:ENOG410PVSV;~InterPro:IPR013022,IPR036237;~PFAM:PF01261): MVVISRFRSLWGIDPGPEQSEWRKKLVEFKAHGYAGIEIDFAFMTPEELQLLRKNCDEVGLEISILLFSTWPKYVGPRPRGLTPDAHLEFYRGQLRLATILKPVVINAQSGADYWSFDESVYFYQRALQVEKEEGFEGIVCHETHRNRSLFNPYSADYILQRVPELRITADISHWVVVCERLLDQSEEDREILDRVIPRVGHIHARMGTQQSSQCPEPLNPAFAPERQFFEELWLRIVKSRQQRDPNCRITWVPEYGPFPYHPIGTAHTYEELADSEGKRLQALFESAVAQS, from the exons ATGGTTGTTATCTCGCGTTTCAGATCCCTCTGGGGCATTGATCCCGGTCCGGAGCAGTCGGAATGGAGAAAGAAGTTGGTTGAGTTCAAGGCTCACGGCTACG CTGGAATCGAGATTGATTTTGCTTTTATGACACCCGAGGAACTGCAGCTTCTCCGCAAGAACTGTGATGAGGTGGGCCTGGAAATTAGCATTCT CCTCTTCTCCACATGGCCAAAATATGTCGGCCCCCGCCCTCGTGGCTTGACCCCAGATGCTCACCTCGAGTTCTACCGAGGACAACTTCGCCTAGCGACCATCTTGAAGCCAGTGGTTATCAATGCACAATCCGGAGC AGACTACTGGAGCTTTGATGAATCTGTCTACTTCTACCAAAGAGCTCTTCAGgtagaaaaggaagagggttTCGAGGGCATAGTCTGCCACGAAACGCACCGAAACAGATCTCTCTTCAACCCTTATTCGGCCGACTACATTCTACAGAGAGTTCCAGA GTTACGTATCACTGCCGACATCTCACATTGGGTGGTCGTCTGCGAAAGGCTCCTAGATCAAAGCGAAGAAGACCGTGAGATCCTCGACCGCGTGATCCCACGT GTCGGCCATATCCATGCACGTATGGGAACACAGCAGTCGTCACAGTGCCCAGAGCCTCTAAACCCTGCATTTGCTCCCGAGCGGCAATTCTTTGAGGAACTGTGGCTCCGAATCGTCAAATCAAGACAGCAAAGAGATCCCAACTGCCGGATCACATGGGTTCCGGAGTACGG TCCATTCCCATATCATCCAATCGGAACTGCTCACACCTACGAGGAGTTGGCGGACAGTGAAGGGAAACGACTGCAAGCGCTGTTTGAGTCGGCTGTTGCGCAGTCATAG